The genomic window TCAGTTGTCTCTATGCCTTTGGGTGAAAAACCATCAATCACCCCAAGAATACCTCTGCCTTGCTCGGTTTCAGCTACGATTACCTGCACGGGATTTGCTGTGGCACAGTAAATTGTACAGACTTCTGGACATTGCTTAATAGCATTGAGGAAATTAATAGGATAGGCTTGTTTGAGTAAAATAATAAAGCTGTGACCTGCACCTACAGCTTGAGCATTTTTTGTAGCTATTTCTTCTAAGGATAGATCATTACCAGCAATTCTAATCAAGCAATCTCCTGATGCTTCACAAAAAGCAAGACCAAATTTAACTTGAGAGGATATCCCCACCATAATTTCATATAAGTCTTCTACGGTTTTGATAAAGTGGGTTTGCCCTAAGATGAGGTTACAATCTTCAGGAATTTCCAGGTTAACTGATTTAAGTTCCATGTTGCTTTGAATTGGGTGGTGTAGTATTTCACTTAATATCAAATATCAATTTTGTTGGTGTTGTTAAATAAAATTAGGAAAAGTTCACGCAGAGGCGCGGAGGTAGGGAGGTACAGAGGCTATCATAAAACAAATTCTCTGCGTGCCTTTGCGTTTACCTCCGCGCTACTCTGCGTTTAAATTTTCTTACTTAGTTGAGACTGCAAATCTTTCCAGGTGACACCTGCTAGGTTAGGGATAACTATATGGGCTGTTCCTACTCGTTCTGGGGGGCCGATACCTATAGCCCACATACCACCGGCTAAGGCGGCTTCAACACCTGCGG from Nostoc sp. UHCC 0870 includes these protein-coding regions:
- a CDS encoding adenosine-specific kinase — encoded protein: MELKSVNLEIPEDCNLILGQTHFIKTVEDLYEIMVGISSQVKFGLAFCEASGDCLIRIAGNDLSLEEIATKNAQAVGAGHSFIILLKQAYPINFLNAIKQCPEVCTIYCATANPVQVIVAETEQGRGILGVIDGFSPKGIETTEDVNSRHNLLRRIGYKL